The Pseudogulbenkiania sp. MAI-1 sequence ACGCTGCCCGGCGGCGGCGTGCTGCGGGTGAAGACGTCGAGCGACAAGCCGCCCAGCCCCTGCTGGACCAGCGTCAGCAGAATCCAGAACAGCCAGAACAGGCCAAACACCATCGCCAGCATCGACGCCCCCATGTTGACGGCGTTGATCAGCCGGCGGCGGCGGTAGAGCGACGGGTCCATGTTGAAACGCCCGGAGAGCCCAGGTGCCTCGGCCAGCGAGGACGGCATGGTGCCAGGGGTATGCGTACGATCATTCATTTCAGGAAGCCTTCCCTTCTTGCTTCTTCAGGCGCAGCAACAATATCTTGGAGCAGGCCAGCACGACGAAGGTGATGAAGAACAGGATCAGGCCGAGCTGGATCAGCGACGACAGGTACAGCTCGCCGCTCGCCTCGGCGAACTCGTTGGCCAGCGACGAGGCGATCGAGTTGCCCGGCTCGAACAGGCCGGTGGCGAAGTTCGACGAGTTGCCGATCACGAAGGTCACCGCCATGGTTTCACCCAGGGCGCGCCCCAGGCCCAGCATGATGCCGCCGACCACGCCGGTCTTGGTGTAGGGCAGCACCACGTAGCGCACCACCTCCCAGGTGGTCGAGCCCAGGCCGTAAGCCGACTCCTTGAGCAGGGTCGGCACCACCTCGAACACGTCGCGCATCACCGAGGCGATGAACGGAATGATCATGATCGCCAGGATCAGCCCGGCGGTGAAGATGCCGATGCCCATCGGCGCGCCCTGGAACAGGAAGCCGATCAGTGGTAACTCGCCCAGGTTGTCGATCAGCATCGGCTGGACATGGTCGGCAAACAGCGGGGCGAACACGAACAGACCCCACATGCCGTAGATGATCGACGGGATGCCCGCCAACAGCTCGACCGCGATGCCCAGCGGGCGCTTGAGCCAGGTCGGGCACAGCTCGGTCAGGAACAGGGCGATGCCGAAGCTGACCGGCACGCCGATCAAGAGCGCGATCAGCGAGGTGGCCAGGGTGCCGTAAATCGGGACCAGCGCGCCGAACTTCTCGGACACGGGGTCCCAGTCGCTGGTGATGAAGAACTGCCAGCCGAACGCCTTGATGCTGGGCAGGGCGCCAATGACGAGAGAAATCAGGATGCCGATCAACAACGCCAGGACCAGGAACGCGAAGGTCAGCGTCACGTTCCTGAACAGCTTGTCGAGCATCATCTGACGGTTCATCCGCTGCTCGTTATTGTACTTTTCCATGTGTGGCTCTATGTATTCGATCCAGACAAAAAGCCGGGGAGAGACGTCTCCCCGGCCTGGTCGCCCGGCGGTGGCAGGACAGAGGCTCCTATTGTGCCAGCCGCCGTCTGAAATGGCGATTTACTTCCAGATGGCCTTGCCGCTGTTGTCGGTGATCTGCTTCCAGCTGTCGCGAATGGTGGTCTTGACGTTGGCCGGCATCGGAATGTAGTCCAGATCCAGCGCGGTCTTGTCGCCGTTCTTGTAGGCCCAGTCGAAGAACTTCAGCGCTTCGGTGCCCTGTTCCGGCTTATCCTGTTTCTTGTGCATCAGGATGAAGGTGGCGCCGGAAATCGGCCAGCTGGTCTTGCCCGGCTGGTTGGTCAGGATCAGGTAGAAGCCTGGGGAGTTTTTCCAGTCGGCGTTGCCGGCGGCGGCCTTGAAGCTCTCTTCGCTCGGGGCGACGTAGCTGCCGGCCTGGTTCTGCAGCTGACCGTAGGAGAGCTTGTTCTGCTTGGCGTAGGCGTATTCGACGTAGCCGATGGCGCCCTTGATGCGGGTCACGTAGTTGGCCACGCCCTCGTTACCCTTGCCACCCACGCCGGTCGGCCAGTTCACGGCGGTGTTGGAGCCGACCTTGCCGGCCCAGTCGCTGGACACCTTGGACAGGTAGTTGGTGAAGATGAAGGTGGTGCCGGAACCGTCCGAACGGCGCACCACGGTGATCTTCTGATCCGGCAGCTTCACGCCCGGGTTCAGGCCGGCGATGGCCGGGTCGTTCCACTTGCTGACCTTGCCGAGGAAGATGTCGGCCAGCAGCGTGCCGGTGAACTTGATCTGGCCGGAGGCCACGCCCGGCAGGTTGTACACTGGCACCACGCCGCCGATCACGGTCGGGAACTGGGTCAGGTTCGACTTGGCCAGCTCTTCCGGCTTCAGCGGCATGTCGGAAGCGCCGAAATCGACGGTCTTGGACTGAATCTGCTTGATGCCGCCACCGGAGCCGATCGACTGGTAGTTCATGCTGTTGTTGCTGGCGGCTTTGTAAGCCTCGGCCCATTTGGCGTACAGCGGGTAAGGGAAGGTAGCGCCGGCCCCGGTAATGTCAGCGGCGAAAGCCGTACCGGAAACAACGGCCCCCGTCAGAACCAGAGAGGCGGCCAGGCGAATGGACTGTTTCATGCTTACTCCGAGTGAGCGACAAAGTTG is a genomic window containing:
- the pstC gene encoding phosphate ABC transporter permease subunit PstC is translated as MEKYNNEQRMNRQMMLDKLFRNVTLTFAFLVLALLIGILISLVIGALPSIKAFGWQFFITSDWDPVSEKFGALVPIYGTLATSLIALLIGVPVSFGIALFLTELCPTWLKRPLGIAVELLAGIPSIIYGMWGLFVFAPLFADHVQPMLIDNLGELPLIGFLFQGAPMGIGIFTAGLILAIMIIPFIASVMRDVFEVVPTLLKESAYGLGSTTWEVVRYVVLPYTKTGVVGGIMLGLGRALGETMAVTFVIGNSSNFATGLFEPGNSIASSLANEFAEASGELYLSSLIQLGLILFFITFVVLACSKILLLRLKKQEGKAS
- the pstS gene encoding phosphate ABC transporter substrate-binding protein PstS, with translation MKQSIRLAASLVLTGAVVSGTAFAADITGAGATFPYPLYAKWAEAYKAASNNSMNYQSIGSGGGIKQIQSKTVDFGASDMPLKPEELAKSNLTQFPTVIGGVVPVYNLPGVASGQIKFTGTLLADIFLGKVSKWNDPAIAGLNPGVKLPDQKITVVRRSDGSGTTFIFTNYLSKVSSDWAGKVGSNTAVNWPTGVGGKGNEGVANYVTRIKGAIGYVEYAYAKQNKLSYGQLQNQAGSYVAPSEESFKAAAGNADWKNSPGFYLILTNQPGKTSWPISGATFILMHKKQDKPEQGTEALKFFDWAYKNGDKTALDLDYIPMPANVKTTIRDSWKQITDNSGKAIWK